The DNA sequence CGTCTCGAAGATGCGGAAGGTCGATGTGACCTTCACCGGTCAGGTCGTGCTGCCCGTGCTGCACAAGGCCGAGATCATGGACATCTCGGTGAAGACGATCGAGATATCCCGGACCGGCCGGGACGGTCTGATCTGCAAGGACAACATCCGGGCCGACATCCGCATCTCGTTCTTCGTCCGCGTCAACAAGACCGTCGAGGACGTCATCAAGGTTGCCCAGGCCATCGGCACCCAGCGGGCCTCGGACAAGGCGACCCTGCAGGAGCTGTTCAACGCCAAGTTCTCCGAGGCGCTCAAGACGGTCGGTAAGCAGCTCGACTTCACCGACCTCTACACCATGCGCAACGAACTGCGGGACCGGATCATCCACATCATCGGCACCGATCTGAACGGCTACAGCCTGGAGGACGCGGCGATCGATTACCTGGAGCAGACTCCGCTGTCCCAGCTGGACGCCGGCAACATCCTCGACGCCCAGGGCATCCGCAAGATCACGGAACTGACGGCCGTCGAGAGCGTGCGCACCAACGAGTTCCGCCAGCACGAGCAGAAGGAGCTCACCCGCCAGAACGTCGACGCCCGCGAGGCCATCCTGGAACTGGAGCGCCGCCAGGCCGACGCGGAGATCAAGCAGCGCCGCGAGATCGAGACGGTGCGGGCGCGGGAGGAGGCGGAGACCGCCCGGGTGATGGAGGAGGAGCGGCTGCGGGCGCAGAGCGCATTCCTCAAGACGGAGGAGCAGCTCGGCATCCAGCGCGAGAACCAGGCCCGTGAGGTGGCCGTCGCGCAGAAGAACCGCGAGCGGGTCATCGCCATCGAGAACGAGCGCATCGAGAAGGACCGCCTGCTGGAGGTCATCGCCCGGGAGCGGGAGACCGCCCTGACCCGGATCGCCGCCGACAAGGAGGTCGAGATCGAGAAGCGGGACATCGCCGAGGTGGTGCGTGAGCGGATCGCGGTGGACCGTACGGTCGCCGAGCAGGAGGAGTCCATCAAGCGGCTGCGCACGGTGGAGGAGGCCGAGCGGACCCGGCAGGCGATCGTCATCGGCGCCGAGGCCGAGGCGCAGGAGAAGCTGGTCAAGGACATCAAGGCAGCGGAGGCGGCCGAGCAGGCGGCCGTGCACCGGGCGGCGGAAGAGCTCACCCTCGCCGAGGCCCGCAACAAGACCGCGGACCTCGACGCCCGCGCCAAGATCCGTCTCGCCGAGGG is a window from the Streptomyces sp. NBC_01244 genome containing:
- a CDS encoding flotillin family protein, with amino-acid sequence MDAISLGLGTLVIVVLVLVVATLIVLTRLFRKVEQGKAMIVSKMRKVDVTFTGQVVLPVLHKAEIMDISVKTIEISRTGRDGLICKDNIRADIRISFFVRVNKTVEDVIKVAQAIGTQRASDKATLQELFNAKFSEALKTVGKQLDFTDLYTMRNELRDRIIHIIGTDLNGYSLEDAAIDYLEQTPLSQLDAGNILDAQGIRKITELTAVESVRTNEFRQHEQKELTRQNVDAREAILELERRQADAEIKQRREIETVRAREEAETARVMEEERLRAQSAFLKTEEQLGIQRENQAREVAVAQKNRERVIAIENERIEKDRLLEVIARERETALTRIAADKEVEIEKRDIAEVVRERIAVDRTVAEQEESIKRLRTVEEAERTRQAIVIGAEAEAQEKLVKDIKAAEAAEQAAVHRAAEELTLAEARNKTADLDARAKIRLAEGIQAEAAAEGLAAVAVREKEADAIEKAGRAEAGATTARLKAEADGAREMALAEATAIGEKLKAEAEGLTEKAAALAALDEASRTHEEYRLRLEAEREIRLAGLDMQRQVAEAQATVLAKGLESADINIVGGESAFFERIVGAMSMGRAVDGFMDNSQTARTLAGPWLDGTASFTGDLTKVLGSVSTSDVQNLTVSALLMKLMPAGSGQLDELMAKARQLGLADLPVSELAGQNGTVINGATKN